A part of Blastopirellula marina genomic DNA contains:
- a CDS encoding thioredoxin family protein has translation MLGVTLAILLQAAVTGDTTTDYNTAFKSADETGKPMLVLVGTDWCPACVTMKQSVIPRLQRAGRLSGVVYTEIDADAQPGIARKIMSGGGYPQLALYRKSKDGWKRQVLVGVQSESTIKTLVERAVAAQQAESKDKLEVIPVSQ, from the coding sequence ATGCTCGGCGTTACCCTCGCGATCCTTTTGCAGGCAGCCGTCACTGGCGACACAACCACCGATTACAACACCGCTTTCAAGTCGGCAGACGAAACCGGCAAGCCGATGCTGGTGCTGGTCGGAACCGATTGGTGCCCCGCTTGTGTCACCATGAAACAATCGGTGATCCCCCGTCTGCAACGAGCTGGTCGCTTGAGCGGCGTGGTCTACACCGAAATCGACGCAGATGCCCAACCAGGTATCGCACGGAAGATCATGTCGGGCGGTGGATACCCACAGCTGGCGTTGTATCGTAAATCGAAAGACGGTTGGAAGCGACAAGTACTTGTCGGCGTTCAGTCCGAATCGACCATTAAGACGCTTGTCGAACGAGCTGTCGCGGCTCAACAAGCGGAATCGAAAGATAAGCTGGAAGTGATTCCCGTCTCTCAGTAG
- a CDS encoding chemotaxis protein CheX: MTTAVSENFAGLAGANSVLAEAVVHSVEKALVMCGTSARCVGVATVPLREKGLVTGIIGVHGRVSGFITVNMSEMMAISVVEGLLQEEFGKLSSQVVDGAGEVTNMICGGIKSQLSKTAFSFQGITVPSIIVGEGYQMAFARGLEFVSATFEHENSEAVMLDDRLLSVSMCFLKL, translated from the coding sequence ATGACAACCGCTGTTTCAGAGAACTTCGCAGGACTAGCCGGAGCCAACTCCGTTTTGGCAGAAGCGGTGGTCCATTCGGTTGAAAAAGCTTTGGTGATGTGCGGTACATCAGCACGTTGTGTCGGTGTGGCCACGGTTCCCCTACGCGAGAAAGGCCTTGTCACCGGGATTATTGGTGTGCATGGTCGGGTTTCCGGATTCATCACCGTGAACATGTCGGAGATGATGGCCATCTCGGTGGTCGAAGGCCTTCTTCAAGAAGAATTCGGTAAGCTTTCGAGCCAGGTGGTCGACGGTGCGGGCGAAGTCACCAACATGATTTGTGGTGGTATCAAATCGCAATTGTCAAAAACCGCTTTCTCGTTCCAAGGAATAACGGTTCCTTCAATCATCGTCGGGGAAGGCTACCAAATGGCTTTCGCTCGCGGTCTCGAATTTGTCAGTGCCACATTCGAGCACGAAAACAGCGAAGCGGTGATGCTGGACGACCGATTGCTCTCGGTCAGCATGTGCTTCCTGAAGCTGTAA